In Desulfovibrio psychrotolerans, a single window of DNA contains:
- a CDS encoding flagellar basal body L-ring protein FlgH produces the protein MVRILVGILAVLVISGCQAAKETPSPMPPMLPEPAAMTPEERAANPGSLFDDAEADFLFSDNRARRLGDIVLVKIVETTTAKNKAETSTEKESSIELGVENFFGHNRVGLGPMAVAGSLGTTPLLKAGSTSSFDGKGETKRENTLTATIACRVIKVLPGGLLQVEGARETRVNDETQYMVISGLVRTSDVGADNSVKSTQLANSRIAYYGEGVIGDKQKPGWFVRLMDNIWPF, from the coding sequence ATGGTACGCATTCTCGTCGGCATTTTGGCGGTGCTGGTCATCAGCGGTTGTCAGGCGGCCAAAGAAACCCCTTCGCCCATGCCTCCCATGCTGCCGGAACCCGCCGCCATGACTCCTGAGGAGCGCGCGGCCAATCCCGGTTCACTGTTCGACGATGCAGAGGCGGATTTTCTCTTTTCCGACAACCGCGCACGCCGTTTGGGCGATATCGTGCTCGTGAAAATTGTGGAAACCACCACCGCCAAGAACAAGGCGGAAACATCCACGGAAAAGGAATCGTCCATTGAGCTCGGCGTAGAAAATTTCTTCGGGCACAACCGCGTGGGGCTTGGCCCCATGGCGGTGGCAGGCTCGCTGGGAACCACCCCCCTGCTCAAGGCAGGTTCCACCTCATCGTTTGACGGCAAGGGAGAGACCAAACGCGAGAACACTCTCACCGCCACCATTGCCTGCCGCGTCATCAAGGTGCTGCCGGGCGGTCTGCTGCAGGTGGAAGGCGCACGCGAAACCCGTGTGAACGATGAAACGCAATACATGGTCATCAGCGGTCTGGTGCGCACCTCCGACGTAGGAGCGGACAACTCCGTCAAGTCCACCCAACTGGCCAATTCCCGCATTGCCTACTACGGCGAAGGCGTCATAGGCGACAAGCAGAAGCCCGGCTGGTTTGTGCGGCTCATGGACAACATCTGGCCCTTCTAG